One Nitrosomonas sp. PY1 DNA window includes the following coding sequences:
- a CDS encoding ABC transporter ATP-binding protein — protein sequence MTENALIRIEHLGKSYSLQDTHGQTITNPVLFDVNLSIQKGEFVAIMGQSGSGKSTLMNILGCLDTPSEGSYWLADENVALLSNDQLAQIRNQRIGFVFQGFNLLKRITALDNVAMPLLYSGINRTQSRKHALELLCRTGLEKFAQHLPNQLSGGQQQRVAISRALINEPPLILADEPTGNLDSQTSKEIMLLFQRLNQERGITIVLVTHEDDIAAYAQRLVILKDGRVIVDKSNV from the coding sequence GTGACTGAAAATGCGCTGATTCGTATTGAACATTTAGGTAAGAGTTATAGTTTACAAGATACGCATGGTCAAACAATCACGAATCCAGTATTGTTTGATGTCAACTTGTCCATCCAGAAAGGTGAGTTTGTTGCCATTATGGGACAATCAGGCTCGGGAAAATCTACCTTAATGAATATTCTCGGGTGTTTGGATACTCCCTCAGAAGGCTCATATTGGTTGGCTGATGAAAATGTTGCCCTATTATCAAACGATCAATTGGCACAAATTCGTAATCAACGTATAGGCTTTGTATTTCAAGGTTTTAATTTGCTTAAACGCATTACTGCACTGGACAATGTGGCGATGCCTTTACTTTATTCCGGAATTAACCGTACACAAAGCCGCAAGCATGCCTTGGAATTGCTATGCCGCACTGGTTTGGAGAAGTTTGCGCAGCATCTGCCAAATCAATTATCCGGTGGGCAACAGCAACGCGTTGCTATCAGTCGCGCATTAATTAACGAACCTCCGTTAATTTTGGCGGATGAACCTACCGGTAATTTAGACTCACAAACCAGTAAAGAGATTATGCTGCTGTTTCAGCGGCTTAATCAAGAGCGAGGCATTACCATTGTGCTGGTCACTCACGAAGACGATATTGCTGCATACGCACAACGTTTAGTTATATTAAAAGATGGGCGTGTTATTGTGGACAAAAGTAATGTTTAA
- a CDS encoding ABC transporter permease produces MNLLVIFVEALGALRQNRLRTGLTMLGMIIGVAAVVLMLSIGQGARTKITETIASMGSNLFIVVPGATSSGGFSFGSGSVRTLTINDAYAIAELASISATAPVTSGTVQLNYSAKNWSTIITGTTPDYFAVGNWRIETGTIFTDSDIRSAARVVVLGSITAKNLFGEEDPIDKTIRITNRPFLVIGVLAAKGQSLTGRDQDDNVFIPITTSERQITGNPFPGSIRYMLAQAKSAEDMDIAEIEMTLLLQQRHKITKGKENDFTVRNLTAIADVATDAAKIMSIVLGAIASVSLLVGGIGIMNIMLVSVTERTREIGIRMAIGANRRAILTQFLLEAVMICFMGGFLGLLIGIGGAWIVSRVADMLIVITVGMVGLAFLFASAIGVFFGYYPAKKAASMKPVDALRYE; encoded by the coding sequence ATGAATTTGTTAGTGATTTTTGTTGAAGCATTAGGAGCTTTGCGTCAGAATCGTCTGCGGACCGGATTAACCATGCTAGGAATGATTATCGGCGTTGCTGCAGTAGTGTTAATGCTTTCGATCGGTCAAGGCGCGCGCACTAAAATTACTGAAACCATAGCTTCGATGGGTAGCAATCTATTTATTGTGGTTCCGGGGGCTACCTCATCTGGTGGCTTCAGTTTTGGTAGCGGTAGCGTCAGAACACTGACTATCAACGATGCCTATGCCATTGCAGAATTGGCTTCGATAAGCGCGACAGCACCGGTTACCTCGGGTACGGTGCAGCTCAATTATTCTGCCAAAAATTGGAGTACGATCATCACTGGTACGACGCCAGATTATTTTGCTGTTGGCAACTGGAGAATAGAAACAGGTACTATTTTTACCGACTCGGATATACGTTCAGCGGCTCGTGTTGTCGTACTGGGATCAATAACCGCAAAAAATCTTTTTGGTGAGGAAGACCCGATAGATAAAACCATTCGCATCACCAATCGACCTTTTTTAGTGATTGGTGTGTTAGCAGCAAAAGGACAAAGCCTGACCGGTCGCGATCAGGATGATAATGTTTTTATTCCGATCACTACCAGCGAGCGGCAAATTACCGGCAATCCATTCCCAGGCTCAATCCGTTACATGCTCGCACAAGCCAAATCTGCTGAAGATATGGATATTGCAGAGATAGAAATGACGCTGTTGTTGCAGCAACGCCATAAAATCACTAAAGGCAAAGAGAATGACTTTACTGTGCGTAATTTAACGGCAATTGCCGATGTTGCCACTGATGCAGCAAAAATCATGTCAATCGTACTGGGTGCGATCGCTTCAGTATCTTTATTGGTTGGGGGGATCGGCATTATGAATATCATGTTGGTGTCTGTTACCGAACGCACACGTGAGATAGGCATTAGGATGGCTATTGGTGCTAATCGACGCGCCATTTTGACGCAATTTCTTTTGGAAGCCGTAATGATTTGCTTTATGGGAGGATTTTTGGGGTTGTTAATCGGCATTGGTGGCGCCTGGATTGTCAGCCGTGTCGCTGATATGTTGATCGTGATTACGGTAGGTATGGTCGGTTTGGCTTTTTTATTTGCTTCTGCAATTGGTGTTTTCTTCGGTTATTATCCTGCAAAGAAAGCTGCATCAATGAAGCCAGTCGATGCATTACGTTATGAATAA
- a CDS encoding PilW family protein gives MPTPIAQVALLPKPDAFSPVLFHKMTSIRSLQTYFNKPAINSMHILRGFSLVELMVAMTIGLVLLLVIGTVFVSSRQTFNEQENQARLQESGRFALEIIGRSVKQAGHVEIPFSGFKAEFEGTVINGTNGSGNAADTITLQFEGTLGDSDCETTDVTVAGEVIQNHFSIDVANAELQCDGNLPNAPGVPSTGRALLSNVEDLQVSYGIDTNTDQSVDQYVDLPGDWEQVITARICVLVRSEKTNIVTVGNYLDCNGNSVAIPADRRLRRTFTATFNLRNRINSML, from the coding sequence ATGCCAACTCCAATTGCCCAAGTGGCACTCCTGCCAAAACCCGATGCTTTTTCGCCCGTTTTATTCCATAAAATGACATCTATCCGCTCACTACAAACCTATTTTAATAAGCCAGCTATCAATAGCATGCATATACTGCGCGGCTTTTCTTTAGTTGAGCTGATGGTAGCTATGACGATTGGGCTCGTTCTACTGTTAGTCATTGGTACAGTATTTGTCAGTAGCAGACAAACCTTCAATGAACAGGAAAATCAAGCAAGATTACAAGAAAGTGGACGCTTTGCACTTGAGATAATTGGACGCAGTGTCAAGCAAGCGGGGCATGTAGAAATTCCTTTTTCTGGCTTCAAGGCCGAATTCGAGGGAACAGTAATTAATGGCACAAATGGTAGCGGAAACGCGGCAGATACTATTACCCTACAATTCGAAGGAACATTGGGTGATAGCGATTGCGAAACAACCGATGTTACTGTAGCTGGCGAAGTTATTCAGAACCATTTTAGTATTGATGTCGCCAATGCTGAATTGCAGTGCGACGGTAATTTACCCAATGCCCCAGGAGTACCATCTACAGGCCGAGCGCTATTAAGTAATGTAGAAGATCTACAAGTCTCATATGGAATCGATACGAATACCGATCAATCGGTTGATCAATATGTCGATTTGCCGGGTGATTGGGAGCAAGTTATCACCGCCCGAATTTGTGTATTAGTCCGCTCTGAGAAAACCAATATTGTCACGGTAGGAAACTACTTGGATTGCAATGGAAACTCTGTTGCCATTCCAGCAGACAGGCGTCTTAGAAGGACTTTTACCGCCACATTTAATTTACGTAATCGTATTAACAGCATGTTATGA
- a CDS encoding efflux RND transporter periplasmic adaptor subunit produces the protein MITITRKQIIVIALLVFVLAGYWSFSDTVRTSKSIYKTRIVERGDVVQTISANGTLTPVIMVNVGTQISGTVIRLYADHNDQVQTDQILAELDPALLQAQFQQSKANFNNAQVVLRIAENKLKRQRALKRQGFISPEALEIAEQETEAARAQVFVNKAQMARDETNLNYSVIRSPISGVVIARDIDVGQTVAASFQTPTLFTIAKDLRQMQINISVAEADIGQLHIDQIVQFTVDAFQHRKFNGTVKQVRLNPTIQENVVTYNVVAMVDNEDGMLLPGMTANIHFVVAQRTGVFRIPNAALRYQPKEPNETEKIDKPVTQSNASRIYRLKQDKIEVVPVIIGITDGNFTEIISGEIAEGDSIIINEIVDKKESESKFKLRVF, from the coding sequence ATGATTACAATCACACGAAAACAAATTATTGTTATTGCGTTACTTGTTTTTGTCTTAGCGGGCTATTGGAGTTTCAGCGACACAGTAAGAACCAGCAAGAGCATTTACAAAACGCGTATTGTGGAGCGCGGTGATGTTGTACAAACCATTTCGGCTAATGGTACTTTGACGCCAGTGATTATGGTTAATGTTGGCACGCAAATTTCAGGTACAGTAATTCGCTTATATGCCGATCATAATGATCAGGTACAAACTGACCAGATCCTGGCAGAATTGGATCCGGCTTTACTACAGGCACAATTTCAACAATCCAAGGCGAATTTTAATAATGCTCAAGTAGTACTCAGAATTGCTGAGAATAAATTGAAGCGGCAACGTGCTTTAAAGCGCCAAGGTTTTATCTCTCCCGAAGCGCTGGAAATTGCTGAGCAAGAAACTGAAGCTGCGCGTGCACAGGTTTTTGTGAACAAAGCCCAGATGGCTCGTGACGAAACTAATCTCAATTACAGCGTCATTCGTTCGCCAATTTCAGGTGTAGTGATTGCGCGTGACATTGATGTCGGTCAGACTGTGGCCGCCAGCTTTCAGACGCCTACATTATTTACAATTGCGAAAGACCTACGTCAAATGCAAATCAATATTAGTGTGGCAGAAGCCGATATTGGTCAATTGCATATCGATCAGATCGTTCAATTTACGGTTGATGCATTTCAGCATCGTAAATTTAATGGAACAGTGAAACAAGTTCGCCTTAATCCGACTATTCAGGAAAATGTTGTGACTTATAACGTGGTGGCGATGGTTGATAATGAAGATGGTATGTTATTGCCGGGTATGACAGCTAATATTCATTTTGTTGTGGCGCAGCGTACAGGAGTGTTTCGTATACCAAATGCTGCTTTACGTTACCAACCTAAAGAACCCAACGAAACCGAGAAAATCGATAAACCGGTGACGCAGTCAAATGCGTCACGCATTTACCGACTTAAACAAGATAAAATTGAAGTTGTTCCCGTAATTATAGGAATTACTGATGGTAATTTTACTGAAATTATCAGTGGCGAAATTGCTGAAGGCGACTCAATTATTATCAACGAAATTGTCGATAAGAAAGAATCTGAAAGCAAGTTTAAGTTACGCGTTTTTTGA
- a CDS encoding PilX N-terminal domain-containing pilus assembly protein produces the protein MKEIIPLPRKQTGAVFVTGLIFLLALSLLGVTAMKMATIEERMSGNMRDRMLAMQAAEMTLRYAEHHIRDNDDTTNSPKPIDGITDFDTTCTGGLCYYGANTEPPSPIWKTLCAPDCPISYVKNNVFRIDGVTYTAPELPKGLVATPTYLIEGIQKTPPGGYLRYYYRVTVRAQGAKNGTVVWLQETFRP, from the coding sequence ATGAAAGAGATAATACCTTTACCACGGAAGCAGACCGGTGCCGTATTTGTCACAGGCTTGATTTTTCTGCTTGCCTTATCCTTACTGGGTGTTACTGCAATGAAAATGGCCACGATCGAAGAACGCATGTCGGGCAATATGCGCGACCGTATGCTGGCTATGCAAGCTGCAGAAATGACACTACGCTATGCTGAACATCACATACGCGACAATGATGATACAACCAATTCCCCAAAACCGATTGACGGTATTACTGATTTTGATACGACTTGCACAGGTGGATTATGTTATTACGGAGCAAATACAGAACCACCTTCACCTATTTGGAAAACACTCTGCGCACCAGACTGCCCAATTAGTTATGTAAAAAATAATGTTTTCAGAATTGACGGAGTTACTTATACGGCTCCCGAATTACCCAAAGGACTCGTTGCTACCCCAACTTATCTCATCGAAGGCATCCAAAAAACACCCCCGGGCGGTTATTTACGCTATTACTACCGCGTTACCGTCCGGGCGCAAGGTGCAAAAAATGGAACCGTCGTTTGGCTACAAGAAACGTTTCGACCGTAA
- a CDS encoding GspH/FimT family pseudopilin produces the protein MRIKKSVYRGFTLIELMITLSIASILLSVAVPSYRSFTQDSLLITQSNSFYFALALAKSEAIKRNTRITICPSTNGTNCTASNIWSNGWVVFVDNNNSRTIDVGEEILQVSYAFSGGNTLKASLAGTIMFRPDGFSPGSAATFSLCDDRGSNYSKTIVLSNQGRFRTETGNGSCS, from the coding sequence ATGCGCATAAAAAAATCAGTATATCGTGGCTTCACACTGATCGAATTAATGATCACGCTGAGTATAGCGAGCATTCTCTTATCTGTAGCTGTACCAAGCTACCGGTCATTTACACAAGACAGTTTACTAATTACCCAAAGTAACAGTTTTTACTTCGCACTCGCTTTAGCAAAAAGTGAAGCCATAAAACGAAACACTCGAATCACTATCTGCCCCAGTACCAATGGTACAAATTGTACAGCAAGTAACATTTGGTCCAATGGCTGGGTCGTTTTTGTTGATAACAACAATAGCAGAACTATTGATGTAGGCGAAGAAATTCTTCAAGTGAGTTATGCGTTTTCTGGTGGCAATACACTTAAAGCCTCTTTGGCCGGCACTATCATGTTTCGCCCTGATGGTTTTTCACCTGGATCTGCTGCAACCTTTTCCCTATGTGATGATCGCGGTTCTAATTATTCAAAAACTATTGTACTCAGCAATCAAGGGCGCTTCCGCACTGAAACGGGTAATGGATCATGTTCATAA
- the pilV gene encoding type IV pilus modification protein PilV: protein MFINKFYSMRSSSYKGFSLLEVLITILIVSFGLLGMAALIVSGARSNNVAHYRSIASKQTEDIADRMRANLAGIISGSYDSLAATTPNSSDCKAAVCTATQIAVYDHAQWNSANSILLPDGRGTVTGSLATGFEINLMWTEKEMSNTDDANSNCPSGTPAKTRCFFARFIP from the coding sequence ATGTTCATAAATAAATTTTATTCGATGCGAAGTAGCTCTTATAAGGGATTTAGCTTATTAGAGGTACTGATTACTATTTTAATTGTCTCTTTCGGATTGCTGGGCATGGCTGCGCTCATTGTTTCCGGAGCCAGAAGTAACAATGTTGCACATTATCGCTCGATTGCCAGCAAACAAACCGAGGATATTGCCGACCGCATGCGTGCTAATTTAGCAGGCATAATATCAGGATCTTATGACTCGTTAGCAGCAACCACGCCTAATAGCTCAGATTGTAAGGCAGCCGTTTGTACAGCGACTCAAATTGCTGTTTACGATCACGCACAGTGGAATAGCGCCAATTCCATTTTATTACCGGATGGAAGAGGTACGGTTACAGGAAGTCTCGCTACAGGCTTTGAAATCAACCTAATGTGGACCGAGAAAGAAATGAGTAACACTGACGATGCCAACTCCAATTGCCCAAGTGGCACTCCTGCCAAAACCCGATGCTTTTTCGCCCGTTTTATTCCATAA
- a CDS encoding pilus assembly protein, translating to MEPSFGYKKRFDRNFPESLEEFSTMKIIYNGIFIFIFALSFSIRAQQPLSNVPLFLGGNISPNVMFTLDDSGSMHFEIMPEQLILQSVYYVFPRAANVYGPSDYNNYVVDFDYTNRYSTSLRSSYVNKIYYNPAVRYLPWSNGDGTLMGNAPPACAPHNPFNAGAGCRNLTANNTQTARWLKSDGTLSGSLSKTFYPAVYFKYVGGNVNAAASYTQVEIKSSTNSYIGGSNRTDCAVAPTCTYAEEIQNFANWYTYYRSRILLARAGIGRAFAVQGNTMRVGFATINKTSTTVDGVATTVVKNGVRQFTGADRTNFFTNFYSHSIPAAGTPLREAMIAVGEYFKRTDDKGPWGQTPGSTGGTQHECRQNFNILMTDGYWTEGSISGLDNSDNQSGTTITNNSSPATPASFTYSPSLPYSDAYSDTLADAAMHYWKNDLRTDMLNKVPTNAHDPAFWQHLVNFTVGLGVTGTLSSLPSGSESWPDPTGSDAAKVDDLWHAAINSRGNFFSASDPATFSEALSNALSAIVARTGAASAVATNSSSLTTNGRVYQAKFNSGDWSGQLVSIPFTILGFGTPDWEAGMVSLNSSTINPNSRVIITKGSSDGIAFQYGNLTTTQKNFLNKNAAGTVDNCGPERVDYLRGIATNEGSGTFTCASSSTVNKFRTRPTTKLGDIVNSGPIFVGRPSAGYSNVDHAGYTAFRNTYANRTPMVYVGANDGMLHGFNACIVGVTPGCTTADAGKELIAYVPNTVYANLSRLTDKDYNANHRYFVDGSPMAGDIYSSVTSSWKSILIGSMNGGGKGFFALDITNPTDTSQSAPTFSNTNAANLLLWEFTDTDDADMGYSHNLTRISSLNGQAQQIVKMENNQWAVIVGNGYNSTAGKAALYILFINGGEDGTWTLGTDYIKLVSYSGSGNGLSTPAVFDSNGNGLVDTIYAGDLKGNLWKFDASSTSPANWRVAQGGLPLFISGTAKPITSPPAVTFHQKGGQMVLFGTGKYLETADTTNTDPQTMYGIWDYNTSGTLSASSLIQQITSMTTGSGFRTTTQNAVNYSSTIKGWYMDLPISGERLTAVPEIQDGLFRFTTIVPSASPCDFGGRGFLNIVNFSTGGMLTRPTFDTNGNRILSLDDGYSSGLEIGFVMGGVTFIRNTAIGATSDLAVYQKPPGRIEDTPVSPGAQGKRGRITWREFSQE from the coding sequence ATGGAACCGTCGTTTGGCTACAAGAAACGTTTCGACCGTAATTTTCCGGAATCACTGGAGGAATTCTCTACCATGAAGATCATTTATAACGGTATTTTCATTTTTATTTTTGCATTGAGCTTTTCTATTCGTGCTCAGCAACCGCTCTCTAATGTTCCGTTGTTCCTGGGAGGCAATATTTCACCCAATGTGATGTTCACGCTTGATGATTCAGGATCAATGCATTTTGAGATCATGCCGGAACAACTCATTCTTCAAAGTGTATACTACGTATTTCCACGCGCGGCAAATGTTTACGGTCCAAGCGACTATAACAACTACGTTGTTGATTTTGATTATACTAACCGTTATTCGACTTCATTGCGCTCCAGTTACGTCAATAAAATTTATTACAATCCGGCTGTCAGATATCTTCCTTGGAGTAATGGGGATGGGACGTTAATGGGTAATGCACCCCCAGCTTGTGCTCCACATAATCCATTTAACGCAGGCGCAGGTTGTCGTAACCTGACCGCTAACAACACTCAAACCGCCCGATGGCTAAAAAGTGACGGTACGCTATCCGGTAGCCTTTCAAAAACATTTTATCCAGCCGTATATTTTAAGTATGTAGGTGGAAACGTTAATGCAGCCGCCAGCTACACACAAGTTGAGATCAAATCTTCTACCAATTCATACATAGGTGGGTCCAACCGAACAGACTGCGCTGTTGCACCGACTTGCACGTATGCTGAAGAAATCCAGAACTTTGCCAATTGGTATACCTATTATCGGTCACGAATATTGCTGGCACGCGCAGGTATCGGCAGGGCGTTTGCTGTACAAGGAAACACCATGCGTGTCGGATTTGCGACTATCAATAAAACCTCTACGACAGTGGATGGAGTGGCTACCACCGTTGTAAAAAATGGTGTTAGGCAATTTACTGGCGCAGATAGAACCAATTTCTTTACAAACTTTTACAGTCATAGTATTCCTGCAGCAGGAACACCGCTTAGAGAGGCAATGATAGCAGTAGGAGAGTATTTCAAAAGAACGGACGACAAGGGACCTTGGGGTCAGACACCCGGGTCTACCGGTGGAACACAGCACGAATGCCGTCAAAATTTCAACATTTTGATGACGGATGGCTATTGGACTGAGGGTTCAATTTCAGGGCTGGATAATTCGGATAATCAATCGGGTACAACTATCACGAATAATTCCTCACCGGCAACACCCGCCTCCTTCACATACTCTCCATCACTACCTTATTCAGACGCTTATAGCGATACCCTTGCAGATGCTGCCATGCATTATTGGAAAAACGATTTACGCACCGATATGCTCAATAAAGTGCCAACCAATGCACATGATCCTGCTTTCTGGCAGCATTTGGTTAATTTTACTGTCGGTTTAGGAGTGACCGGTACACTGTCCTCGCTGCCTTCTGGATCAGAATCGTGGCCTGATCCAACAGGCAGTGATGCAGCAAAAGTTGATGATCTATGGCATGCAGCCATAAATAGTCGGGGAAATTTTTTTAGCGCCTCTGATCCTGCCACTTTTTCAGAAGCGCTATCGAATGCTTTATCAGCCATTGTTGCCCGTACAGGTGCTGCTTCCGCCGTAGCAACCAATTCAAGCTCTTTAACAACCAATGGCCGCGTTTATCAGGCAAAATTTAATAGTGGCGATTGGAGCGGGCAATTGGTATCCATACCGTTTACTATTTTGGGATTTGGCACACCTGATTGGGAAGCAGGAATGGTATCGCTTAATTCAAGTACGATTAATCCCAACTCTCGTGTCATCATCACAAAAGGCAGTTCCGATGGTATCGCATTCCAATATGGCAATTTAACGACTACGCAAAAAAATTTTTTGAATAAAAATGCAGCCGGTACAGTCGATAACTGTGGTCCGGAAAGAGTCGACTATCTGCGCGGCATAGCTACAAATGAAGGTAGTGGAACGTTCACGTGCGCCAGCTCTAGTACTGTAAACAAATTTCGTACTCGTCCGACGACCAAATTAGGCGATATTGTTAATTCCGGACCAATTTTTGTGGGTAGGCCTAGTGCAGGCTATTCAAATGTCGATCATGCAGGCTATACTGCTTTCCGGAATACCTATGCCAACAGAACACCAATGGTCTACGTCGGTGCAAACGATGGCATGCTACACGGTTTTAATGCCTGTATTGTCGGCGTTACTCCAGGATGCACAACTGCCGATGCTGGTAAAGAATTGATTGCATATGTGCCCAATACAGTTTATGCAAACTTGAGTCGCCTGACCGATAAGGATTACAATGCCAACCATCGATACTTTGTTGATGGCTCCCCCATGGCAGGAGATATCTATAGTAGTGTTACATCAAGCTGGAAGAGCATACTCATTGGCAGCATGAATGGCGGCGGGAAAGGATTTTTTGCGTTGGACATAACCAATCCGACGGATACTTCCCAGTCCGCACCCACTTTCAGCAACACGAATGCCGCGAACCTTCTTTTATGGGAATTTACCGATACTGATGATGCAGACATGGGGTATAGCCATAACCTCACGAGAATAAGCTCACTCAACGGGCAAGCTCAACAAATTGTTAAAATGGAAAACAATCAATGGGCTGTCATTGTGGGAAATGGATATAATAGTACGGCGGGTAAGGCGGCATTGTATATATTATTCATTAACGGTGGCGAAGATGGTACCTGGACACTCGGTACCGATTATATCAAATTGGTTTCATATAGCGGCTCAGGTAACGGTCTCTCGACACCTGCTGTATTTGACAGCAATGGTAACGGTTTAGTAGACACCATCTACGCAGGTGATCTGAAGGGAAATTTATGGAAGTTTGATGCCAGTAGCACATCGCCCGCTAATTGGAGAGTAGCTCAAGGCGGATTGCCATTATTTATATCCGGTACTGCAAAACCAATCACTTCACCTCCGGCAGTTACTTTTCATCAAAAAGGCGGACAGATGGTTCTTTTTGGCACAGGAAAGTACCTAGAAACCGCGGATACCACTAATACCGACCCTCAAACGATGTATGGCATATGGGATTACAATACCAGTGGTACTCTATCTGCAAGCTCATTGATACAGCAAATAACTTCTATGACAACCGGTTCCGGTTTCCGAACCACCACCCAAAATGCAGTGAATTATTCGTCAACCATTAAAGGTTGGTACATGGATTTACCGATTAGTGGCGAGCGGCTCACGGCTGTACCCGAAATTCAAGATGGCCTCTTTCGCTTTACCACCATTGTTCCGTCAGCTTCACCATGTGATTTTGGCGGAAGAGGATTTCTCAATATCGTTAATTTCTCGACCGGCGGCATGTTGACTCGACCTACTTTTGACACCAATGGAAACAGAATACTTTCGCTGGATGATGGTTATTCTTCCGGCTTAGAAATTGGTTTTGTAATGGGTGGTGTAACATTCATAAGAAATACCGCTATTGGCGCCACATCAGATCTTGCTGTATATCAAAAACCTCCCGGAAGAATTGAAGACACACCAGTATCACCAGGAGCTCAAGGAAAACGTGGCAGAATCACATGGCGCGAATTTTCGCAGGAGTAA